A single genomic interval of Camelina sativa cultivar DH55 chromosome 11, Cs, whole genome shotgun sequence harbors:
- the LOC104728033 gene encoding protein SRC2-like, with protein KYAKNIEDVNAFSSMDVYASVAILKDRKVKDRINTPVAFSAYTNPKWNQMIKFSVDEKLAQEGRLTLLVELMSHRPFLGDKEIGFLRLPMQQLLGSNPPYPLTNSGDANGMKLETHALTGPYGKKGVVSFTYRFLAEQVNIPPPSTPRQPYIMYVPVSPQSYPSSDQIQVTSSYVSVQPGANSGPSNGLVPIYMPPTYQSHGYQQYSPRKSKSQLQPSPRQSQLQPLRMQPLPQ; from the coding sequence AAATACGCCAAGAACATCGAAGATGTCAACGCCTTCTCGTCCATGGACGTATACGCTTCGGTTGCTATCCTTAAGGACAGAAAAGTTAAGGATAGGATCAATACCCCTGTCGCTTTCTCCGCTTATACAAACCCAAAGTGGAATCAAATGATTAAGTTTTCTGTCGATGAGAAGTTAGCTCAAGAAGGGCGTTTGACGCTCCTCGTGGAATTGATGAGTCACCGGCCTTTCCTTGGTGATAAGGAAATTGGATTTCTCAGACTTCCCATGCAACAGTTATTGGGCTCAAATCCACCTTATCCGTTGACCAACAGTGGTGATGCTAACGGTATGAAGTTGGAGACGCACGCTTTGACGGGTCCTTATGGCAAAAAAGGTGTCGTGAGCTTCACGTATAGGTTTCTTGCGGAGCAAGTTAATATCCCACCACCATCCACACCACGCCAACCATACATTATGTATGTACCGGTTTCGCCTCAGTCATACCCGTCATCGGATCAGATTCAGGTGACCTCGAGTTATGTGTCTGTTCAACCGGGTGCTAATTCTGGGCCAAGCAACGGTCTAGTACCAATATATATGCCGCCAACATATCAGTCACACGGATACCAACAATATTCACCAAGGAAGTCGAAATCGCAGCTTCAACCGTCACCACGACAGTCGCAGCTTCAACCGTTGCGTATGCAGCCGCTTCCTCAGTAA